TGATGAGAACCCGGTCCGCCGCCTTGGCCTCCCGGATGGCGGTGACCGCCGGGGGCGCGGCGCGCGCATCCTTGACGTCGATGTTGAACCGGGCCTGCGGGAACGCGTCGAGCGCCTCGGCGAGCGAGCAGAAGGCCTGACCGTGTCCGAGGTCGATGCGGCGGAGTTCGCGCATGGTGAGCTGCGCGACCTCGACCCGCCGGCCGGCGATGCGCGACAGGTCAGGGTCGTGCGCGATGACCGCTGTGCCGTCCGCCGAGACGTGGATGTCGGTCTCGAGGTGCGTCGCCCCCGCCGAGAGGGCGCGAAGGAAGGCCAGGAGCGTGTTCTCCGGCGCGTCGGCGGCGAGACCGCGGTGCGCGATGATCCGCGGCGCGGTCCCGTCGAGGAAGCTCACGGCGTGGTGGGCGGCGGAGTCCCCGCGTCGGTCGCTTCGGAGCCGACGGTGGCCTCGGCGCCGACGGCGGGACCTGCGGCGGCCGCGCCGTCAGCGGC
This region of Leifsonia sp. fls2-241-R2A-40a genomic DNA includes:
- a CDS encoding glycerophosphodiester phosphodiesterase family protein, with the protein product MSFLDGTAPRIIAHRGLAADAPENTLLAFLRALSAGATHLETDIHVSADGTAVIAHDPDLSRIAGRRVEVAQLTMRELRRIDLGHGQAFCSLAEALDAFPQARFNIDVKDARAAPPAVTAIREAKAADRVLITSFATDRRKAVADHFPRIASSPSVPEFLPILAGAKLGIAPLVRRGLRGFVAVQVPERRGPMRIVTERTVERIHAAGAEVHVWTVNAPADMVRLLNLGVDGIVTDRCDILRTLVDGRR